A region from the Rheinheimera mangrovi genome encodes:
- a CDS encoding sensor histidine kinase has translation MLIRLLYRLHPLLMLWLLSYSFFVSAQTHFTRLTVDDGLPNASIYRIVQDKEGYIWLGSTNTGLLRYNGYELEAFDVLPASVSNNILVPDIDALLMDQQDRLWIGSWGMGLSKVDTRTGTIEYYSDRPDSALVLTSNYIQSLLMDKSGAIWIGTNKGLQRLLPDGTLQIIGASDAAQPLINQRIWALVQTADDSIWIATSEGLHQWTEQDGLSRAYQAFGQNSVNNEMRTLFAHGNQLWVGGRGALFQFDRASSVFQAVPFYDDTVSPIINVLEADQQGNLLVGTFDGVYKVSLTSGAYEAFSDSKQLLAGINVRSLLVDRSGLLWVGSRERGLFYGRHQPSAFTDLTGWGEQAALLAKQQLTAVKVESDFLWLGSADQFYQINRKTGAVLSLAMPARVNAITRTSQGELYIGSDIGLWQFDENKQQLVQLDTGRRSTTAQWQNVRDLVSLPDGSLWLGLWQNGFMRWDPEGKHQFWLQDMVQQKVGDAVQVVQEIKGKIWIGTRYSGLFVLDPANAELQSLKDLIPVEQALDIQCIAQGPDDTVLLCSRSGLLSLDLQNRIVSGLAESLHGPKAELLGAYTDAQNNIWLLSAQGLSLKPYQQERLITFTEQDGLNNKEMIFKAFSVSKRGNLYLGTAGGLSIVNAELLWLNHHKSTTRVSGVWIDQKKLKPDIMQDPWSHIELKPGESISLELASLDYHDPKRNQFIYQLAGFDNGWQYSMGYTKVNYSQLEPGTYQFKAWGSNQHALFSDQPYLLTIEVLPLWWQQGWVIAGLGVALLLLLMAGHAYRLRHMRQINKLLQHSVQERAYNQTVLETMVEERTKALQDSSATLSLRTRQLEVSLSQLAENNRELKRLNNLKDEFISTVSHELRTPLTSIRGAVGLLASKAVAQDSEHYQKLLQTALGNSERLSQLINDLLDLQKFESGNFSLSFAETDMKQLVVQALESIAPYATRYQVSFQTELADGQVVADQTRIRQVVDNLLSNAIKFSAPGQTVRVQLTVLAERIRFEVQDQGSGIPDSFRNRIFEKFSQADGSTSRKAEGTGLGLNICKTIIAAHQGEIGFESEPEQGAMFWFELPLQQS, from the coding sequence ATGTTGATCAGGTTGTTATATCGTCTTCACCCTCTGCTTATGTTATGGCTGTTAAGCTATAGCTTTTTCGTGTCCGCACAAACTCATTTTACTCGTCTGACAGTCGATGATGGCTTACCTAATGCCAGTATTTATCGGATAGTGCAGGATAAAGAAGGTTACATCTGGCTGGGTTCAACCAATACTGGATTATTAAGGTACAACGGCTATGAGCTGGAGGCTTTTGATGTGCTGCCAGCATCAGTCAGTAACAATATACTGGTACCAGATATCGATGCGCTGCTGATGGATCAACAGGATCGGCTCTGGATTGGCAGCTGGGGTATGGGGCTGAGCAAAGTTGATACGCGGACTGGGACAATTGAATATTATTCCGATCGACCGGACAGCGCTTTAGTTCTGACCAGTAATTACATCCAGAGCTTGCTGATGGACAAATCAGGAGCGATCTGGATAGGCACCAACAAAGGGTTACAGCGATTGTTGCCTGATGGTACCTTGCAGATCATAGGTGCATCTGACGCAGCGCAGCCATTGATTAACCAGCGGATCTGGGCTCTGGTTCAGACCGCAGATGACAGTATCTGGATTGCAACAAGCGAAGGCCTGCATCAATGGACAGAACAAGATGGATTAAGCCGGGCTTATCAGGCCTTTGGCCAGAACAGTGTCAACAATGAAATGCGCACCTTGTTCGCGCATGGCAATCAGTTATGGGTGGGGGGCCGTGGGGCATTATTTCAGTTTGACCGCGCATCCTCAGTGTTTCAGGCCGTTCCTTTTTACGATGATACTGTCAGTCCTATTATCAATGTGTTGGAAGCAGACCAACAAGGTAATCTGCTGGTTGGCACTTTTGACGGCGTTTATAAAGTATCCCTGACCTCTGGTGCTTATGAAGCCTTTAGCGATAGCAAACAATTACTTGCCGGTATCAATGTGCGTTCTTTGCTGGTCGATCGGAGCGGTTTATTGTGGGTAGGCAGCAGAGAACGCGGTTTATTTTACGGCAGGCATCAGCCTTCAGCTTTTACTGACTTAACGGGGTGGGGCGAGCAGGCGGCGTTGCTGGCCAAGCAACAACTGACGGCTGTAAAAGTAGAAAGTGATTTTTTATGGCTGGGCAGCGCCGATCAGTTTTATCAGATCAACAGAAAAACCGGAGCTGTGTTGTCGCTGGCGATGCCTGCGCGTGTCAACGCTATTACCAGAACCAGTCAGGGAGAACTTTACATAGGTTCGGACATTGGTTTATGGCAATTTGATGAAAACAAACAGCAGTTGGTGCAGCTGGACACAGGTCGCAGGTCCACCACTGCGCAATGGCAAAACGTCAGGGATCTGGTCAGCTTGCCTGATGGTAGCTTGTGGTTAGGCTTGTGGCAAAATGGCTTTATGCGCTGGGACCCTGAGGGTAAGCATCAATTCTGGTTACAGGATATGGTGCAGCAGAAGGTCGGTGACGCTGTGCAGGTAGTGCAGGAGATAAAGGGCAAAATCTGGATTGGTACCCGTTATTCCGGCCTTTTTGTGCTGGACCCTGCCAATGCTGAATTGCAGTCGTTAAAAGACCTGATACCGGTGGAACAAGCTCTTGATATTCAATGCATAGCGCAAGGGCCTGACGACACTGTACTGCTGTGCAGCCGCAGCGGACTGCTTAGTCTGGACCTGCAGAATCGAATTGTGTCCGGTCTTGCCGAGAGTTTGCATGGTCCTAAAGCCGAGTTATTAGGCGCTTATACAGACGCACAGAACAATATCTGGTTGTTGTCGGCTCAAGGCTTAAGTTTAAAACCTTACCAGCAAGAACGCCTGATCACTTTTACCGAGCAGGATGGTTTAAATAATAAGGAAATGATTTTTAAAGCATTTTCTGTATCTAAACGTGGCAACTTGTACCTAGGTACTGCCGGCGGCTTATCCATTGTCAATGCTGAACTGCTGTGGCTGAATCATCACAAAAGCACCACCAGGGTGTCGGGTGTCTGGATTGATCAGAAAAAACTCAAACCCGACATTATGCAAGACCCATGGTCGCATATTGAATTAAAGCCCGGTGAAAGTATCAGTCTGGAGCTGGCAAGCCTGGATTATCACGACCCCAAGCGTAATCAGTTTATCTACCAGTTGGCTGGGTTCGATAATGGCTGGCAATACAGCATGGGCTACACCAAAGTAAACTACAGCCAGCTGGAACCTGGAACCTACCAGTTTAAAGCCTGGGGGTCGAACCAACATGCTTTGTTTTCCGATCAACCATATTTGTTAACCATCGAAGTATTGCCTTTGTGGTGGCAACAGGGCTGGGTGATTGCCGGGCTTGGTGTCGCGTTGTTGCTGTTGTTAATGGCTGGGCACGCCTACCGGCTGCGCCATATGCGGCAAATCAATAAACTGTTACAGCATTCAGTGCAGGAAAGAGCCTATAACCAAACAGTGCTGGAAACTATGGTCGAAGAACGCACTAAAGCTTTGCAGGATAGCTCAGCCACTTTGTCGTTACGAACCCGGCAGTTAGAGGTGAGCTTGTCGCAACTGGCTGAAAATAATAGAGAATTAAAACGTCTGAATAACTTAAAAGATGAGTTTATTTCGACTGTCAGTCATGAGCTTCGCACGCCTTTGACCTCAATCCGCGGCGCAGTGGGCTTACTGGCCAGTAAAGCTGTGGCGCAAGATTCAGAGCATTACCAAAAATTACTGCAAACGGCGCTTGGCAACAGTGAGCGTTTATCGCAATTGATTAATGATTTACTGGATTTACAGAAGTTTGAATCCGGTAATTTTAGTTTGTCTTTTGCAGAGACCGACATGAAGCAACTGGTCGTGCAGGCATTAGAAAGCATTGCGCCTTATGCGACCCGCTATCAGGTGAGTTTCCAGACAGAATTAGCGGATGGCCAGGTGGTGGCTGATCAAACCAGGATCAGACAAGTGGTCGATAACCTGTTATCCAATGCGATTAAATTCTCAGCTCCTGGACAGACAGTACGGGTTCAGTTAACTGTGTTGGCCGAACGTATCAGGTTTGAAGTGCAGGATCAGGGCTCTGGTATTCCGGATAGTTTCCGCAACCGGATTTTTGAAAAGTTCTCTCAGGCGGATGGGTCCACCAGTCGCAAAGCTGAAGGCACTGGCCTTGGCTTAAATATCTGCAAGACCATCATAGCTGCACACCAGGGCGAGATTGGTTTTGAAAGTGAACCAGAGCAAGGCGCTATGTTCTGGTTCGAATTACCACTGCAGCAAAGTTAA
- the trhA gene encoding PAQR family membrane homeostasis protein TrhA: MKAASSYSASEELSHAISHGLGVLASLAALYLMLELSAADFWRQLSSWVFGLSLVLLYGSSTLYHSVQNIKHKLWLRKLDHSAIFILIAGTYTPFTLVSLRDSWGWWLFALVWSIAFAGVLLKLFTGAKYQKISIALYLIMGWIVLVAIDPMLSQVPTAGLWWLLAGGLFYSGGVLFYVQKSLFMHHLIWHLFVLAGSICHVLAVYWYVLPQPAL, from the coding sequence ATGAAAGCAGCCAGTAGTTACAGCGCATCAGAAGAGTTAAGCCATGCCATCAGCCACGGTTTGGGAGTGCTCGCCAGTCTGGCGGCCTTGTACCTGATGCTGGAGCTTTCCGCCGCGGACTTCTGGCGTCAGCTGAGCAGTTGGGTCTTTGGCCTGAGTTTAGTCTTGTTATACGGCAGCTCTACCTTGTATCACTCGGTGCAGAACATCAAACATAAGTTGTGGCTGAGAAAACTCGACCATTCGGCCATTTTTATCCTGATCGCTGGTACCTACACCCCTTTTACTCTGGTCAGCTTACGAGACAGCTGGGGCTGGTGGCTGTTTGCTTTGGTTTGGAGTATCGCCTTTGCCGGGGTGCTGTTAAAACTCTTTACCGGCGCTAAGTACCAAAAGATTTCCATCGCCTTGTATCTGATCATGGGCTGGATTGTGCTGGTGGCGATAGACCCTATGCTGTCGCAAGTGCCGACAGCAGGCTTGTGGTGGCTCTTGGCCGGTGGTTTGTTTTACTCAGGCGGCGTGCTGTTTTATGTGCAAAAAAGCCTGTTTATGCACCACCTGATCTGGCATTTATTTGTGCTTGCAGGCAGCATCTGTCATGTTCTGGCCGTGTATTGGTATGTATTGCCGCAACCAGCGCTTTAA
- a CDS encoding glycosyltransferase gives MKLIYMAVLLVVGYVWPEPNSSAAGSRMLSLLSMFRQQGWTVIFASPAEKGPHRFDLSQWQISEEQIQLNDSSFDEQLRQWQPDMVMFDRFMLEEQFGWRVEQQCPQALRLLDTEDLHFLRLARQQAYKAGRDVTLQDLHSEQAQREIAAIYRSDLTLIISEAEMQLLTEHFKVPQELLCYSPFWLETKPQQGLPSFEQRQHFVSIGNFRHEPNWQAVLWLKQQIWPLIRKQLPKAELHIYGAYPPPKATQLHQPKEGFLIKGWAEDAAEVVKNSRVLLAPLPFGAGLKGKFIDAMTQGTPNVTTAVGAEGMEHQGAWSGLIGETAQQIAEAAVLLYQDESLWQQKQQQGFDILAQRFASHQHQLRVWQQLMDVQQQLSQHRLTNFTGAMLRHHQHRSTQFMAQWIEAKTKLAELKQNFAQQETTDE, from the coding sequence GTGAAACTAATCTATATGGCTGTGCTTTTAGTGGTCGGTTATGTCTGGCCTGAACCTAATTCCTCTGCAGCGGGCAGCCGGATGTTGTCTTTGCTCTCAATGTTTCGTCAGCAAGGCTGGACTGTGATTTTTGCCAGTCCGGCGGAGAAAGGGCCGCATCGTTTTGACTTAAGCCAGTGGCAGATCAGTGAAGAACAAATTCAGTTAAATGACAGTAGTTTTGACGAGCAGCTCAGACAGTGGCAACCCGATATGGTGATGTTTGACCGTTTTATGCTGGAAGAACAGTTTGGCTGGCGGGTTGAACAACAATGCCCGCAGGCGCTGCGGTTGCTGGATACCGAGGATCTGCATTTTTTGCGATTAGCCCGCCAACAAGCCTATAAAGCGGGCAGGGACGTGACTCTGCAGGACTTACACTCTGAACAGGCACAACGTGAAATCGCCGCTATTTACCGCTCTGATCTGACACTGATTATTTCAGAAGCCGAGATGCAGCTTTTGACTGAGCATTTTAAAGTACCGCAGGAGCTTTTGTGTTACAGCCCCTTTTGGTTGGAGACTAAGCCACAACAGGGTTTACCTTCGTTTGAGCAGCGACAGCATTTTGTCTCTATTGGCAATTTCCGCCATGAGCCAAACTGGCAGGCGGTATTGTGGTTAAAGCAGCAGATTTGGCCTTTGATCCGCAAGCAGCTTCCCAAAGCTGAACTGCATATTTACGGTGCTTATCCACCGCCTAAAGCCACGCAGTTGCATCAACCGAAAGAAGGGTTTCTGATCAAAGGCTGGGCAGAAGATGCAGCAGAAGTGGTTAAAAATTCGCGGGTTTTATTGGCTCCTTTGCCTTTTGGCGCAGGTTTAAAAGGTAAGTTTATTGATGCCATGACACAGGGCACACCCAATGTCACCACAGCCGTTGGTGCTGAGGGTATGGAGCATCAGGGGGCATGGTCCGGGCTTATCGGCGAGACCGCGCAACAGATAGCAGAGGCGGCCGTGTTGCTGTATCAGGACGAAAGCTTATGGCAACAAAAGCAGCAGCAGGGTTTTGATATTTTGGCCCAACGTTTTGCCAGCCATCAACATCAACTCCGGGTTTGGCAACAACTGATGGATGTACAGCAACAGCTGTCACAGCATAGATTAACCAACTTCACTGGCGCTATGCTCAGGCATCATCAGCATCGCAGCACCCAGTTTATGGCGCAGTGGATTGAAGCAAAAACTAAACTGGCAGAGCTGAAACAAAACTTTGCACAGCAGGAGACAACAGATGAGTGA
- a CDS encoding Nif3-like dinuclear metal center hexameric protein, producing MSEISRQALVQLLDQELQSSVIKDYCPNGLQVEGKGQIKKIVAGVTASQALLDAAIAAEADAIMVHHGYFWKNEDYAITGIKKRRLQTLLKHDISLIAYHLPLDVHPLLGNNAQLALKLGLTSWQAVPGVSPSGVLMRGTLANAMTSQQIADRLHSELNRLPLLHAVLDKPVTELAWCTGGGQSYIDQAYAAGAELFISGEVSEQTIHSSRELGIDFIAAGHHATERYGIKALAEFVQQRTGVVCEFIDIDNPA from the coding sequence ATGAGTGAAATCAGCCGTCAGGCTCTCGTACAACTTTTGGATCAGGAACTACAAAGTAGTGTGATCAAAGACTATTGCCCCAATGGTTTACAAGTTGAAGGCAAAGGCCAGATTAAAAAGATTGTGGCGGGTGTGACCGCTTCTCAGGCCTTGCTGGATGCGGCGATTGCCGCAGAAGCTGATGCCATTATGGTGCATCATGGTTATTTCTGGAAAAACGAAGACTATGCCATTACTGGTATTAAAAAGCGCCGCTTACAAACCTTGCTGAAGCACGATATCAGCCTGATTGCCTATCACTTGCCGCTGGATGTGCATCCGCTGCTTGGCAACAATGCTCAGCTGGCGTTAAAGCTGGGCTTAACCAGCTGGCAGGCTGTGCCTGGTGTCAGCCCGTCCGGCGTGCTGATGCGCGGCACTTTGGCAAACGCGATGACCAGTCAGCAAATTGCCGATCGTCTGCATAGTGAGCTTAACCGCTTACCTCTATTGCACGCTGTGTTGGATAAACCTGTGACTGAACTGGCCTGGTGCACAGGCGGCGGCCAATCTTACATCGACCAGGCATATGCGGCTGGTGCAGAGCTTTTTATCAGTGGCGAAGTGTCGGAGCAAACTATCCATAGCTCACGTGAGCTTGGTATCGACTTTATTGCCGCAGGCCATCACGCCACAGAACGTTATGGCATCAAAGCTTTGGCAGAGTTTGTACAGCAGCGCACTGGTGTTGTCTGTGAATTTATTGATATCGACAATCCGGCTTAG
- a CDS encoding methyltransferase domain-containing protein, with translation MSKKQQDRNFDGIAGKFQKNIYQTTKGRLRQAVLLRDFAECADLSTPSRILDVGAGQGQLALALAQQGHQVTLTDLSQDMLDIALEDAKERGVDTQIQCHALALQQLADQQWPAFPVVLCHAVLEWLHEPAEAIKQLRALVQTDGLVSLMFYNKDAKRLSNIIYGNFNYVLRDLAFKKKVSLSPQNPLQPEDVYRWCKEAGFVIEGKTGVRCFHDYLRDRSEQETEFDKLLQVELQYNRQEPYASIGRYQHLLLRAV, from the coding sequence GTGAGTAAAAAACAGCAGGACCGCAATTTTGACGGTATAGCGGGCAAATTTCAGAAGAATATTTATCAGACCACCAAAGGCCGGTTGCGTCAGGCGGTGTTGCTGCGTGATTTTGCCGAATGCGCCGATTTATCAACCCCAAGCCGCATTCTGGATGTAGGCGCAGGGCAGGGCCAATTGGCGCTGGCGCTGGCGCAGCAGGGCCATCAGGTCACCTTAACCGACTTGTCACAGGATATGCTGGATATAGCGCTTGAAGATGCCAAAGAGCGTGGTGTCGATACGCAAATCCAGTGTCATGCTCTGGCGTTACAGCAATTGGCCGACCAGCAATGGCCAGCCTTTCCTGTGGTACTTTGCCATGCTGTACTGGAATGGTTGCACGAACCCGCTGAAGCCATCAAACAACTGCGGGCTTTAGTACAAACAGATGGGCTGGTGTCGCTGATGTTTTATAACAAAGACGCCAAACGCCTGAGTAATATTATTTATGGCAACTTTAACTATGTGCTGCGTGATTTGGCCTTTAAGAAAAAGGTCAGTTTAAGCCCACAAAATCCGCTGCAACCTGAGGATGTGTATCGTTGGTGTAAAGAAGCGGGTTTTGTTATTGAAGGCAAAACCGGTGTACGTTGTTTCCATGATTATCTGCGTGACCGCTCTGAACAAGAGACAGAATTCGACAAACTTTTGCAGGTGGAACTGCAATACAACAGACAAGAGCCTTATGCCTCGATAGGGCGGTATCAGCACCTGCTGCTTCGCGCTGTATAA
- a CDS encoding S41 family peptidase — protein MFKPRYLALFCALATCSSFASQGTALLRQPDISANQLAFVYGGDIWVSDKDGQNPRQLTSHPASEFAPKFSPDGKWIAFSASYDNNTDVYLMPASGGAATRLTFHPGTDTVNGWSPDGKSVIFASNREIANSRSNQLFSVPVKGGFEQKLMEAVAFEGDLSADGKKLAYRPNNMAYSGPSGWRLHRGGSTPPVWIIDLEKQQLEKIPHPNANEFSPFWLGNDVYFLSDRDNTAVNLFRYSNKKVEQLTKNTDWDLRSAAGYNNQIVYEAGGFLHSYDVSTGQSTPIPVHIQTQSVQKRPQWKDASKTLTNARLSATGQRVVISARGDVFTVPVKDGSTRNLTQSSGVREFDGLWSPDGRSVAFISDKGNKHQLVLQAQDGLSQPESFALSDSGYFNLLSFSPDGNLIAYHDNHLNLYVFNLKTKRSQKLDNSDRRAEFKLSFSPDSRYLAYTVSGANYFSQIKLFDFQSNKSSLITDGMSHADDPVFTQDYLYFTASVNTGPAQVGLDLSTRERPVRKAIYAYVLSAQGKSPLLAKAGDEPLTSKTDKEETKDKKDEKAVKTVRIDLNSLQNRIVALPLPERNYDSLAVANDGALYYVDRPQAGASNELPGTNGQNNGTLYRFDFEEKKAARVKEGIAGYNLSNDGKKLLLISMPNMLQVADAKEKLDAKAVNLADVRSFVDPQQEWQQIFNDAWRMQKDYFYDAKLHGMNWQAVYDKYQPLLKDVQRREDLNELLVEMIAELQVGHNRIGGGDVHQESPSKVGLLGADFVINDGKYQFKTVFKGDRWNPFLKAPLNVPGASAKAGDYLLAINGRKLGEQDNIHSLMDNTLGKQVVLTIADSANGDNSRTITVEPVANESQLRSWHWVEQNRQFVEKQSDGKIAYVYLPNTADGGFYFFNRMFFAQTDKPAVIIDERKNGGGQAANYITEILGRDFLSGWKDRDGLVFTTPGAGIYGPKTMLIDQDAGSGGDFLPWAFKRLGLGKTIGTRTWGGLIGISTNPDMIDGGFHVVPYFRFYTPDGEWRVENEGVAPDIEVELDPIAVNKGRDVQLERAIAHTLAELKANPPENHNKAPAMPTQLGK, from the coding sequence ATGTTTAAACCTCGTTACCTTGCGTTATTTTGTGCCCTGGCTACATGTTCCTCTTTTGCCTCACAAGGCACAGCCCTGCTGCGCCAACCCGATATCTCCGCAAACCAGTTAGCCTTTGTTTATGGCGGTGATATCTGGGTCAGCGACAAGGACGGACAAAACCCACGTCAATTAACCAGCCATCCAGCCAGCGAATTTGCCCCTAAGTTTTCACCCGACGGCAAGTGGATAGCGTTTTCAGCCAGTTACGATAACAACACCGATGTCTACCTGATGCCAGCAAGCGGCGGAGCTGCAACACGGCTAACCTTTCACCCTGGCACTGATACCGTCAATGGCTGGAGTCCTGATGGAAAAAGTGTGATCTTTGCATCCAACCGCGAGATAGCAAACAGCCGCAGCAACCAGCTGTTTAGTGTGCCAGTTAAGGGCGGTTTTGAACAAAAGCTGATGGAAGCTGTCGCCTTTGAAGGGGATTTAAGCGCAGATGGCAAGAAACTGGCCTACAGGCCCAATAATATGGCCTATAGTGGGCCAAGTGGCTGGCGCCTGCACCGCGGTGGCAGCACGCCTCCGGTATGGATCATCGATTTAGAAAAACAGCAGCTGGAAAAAATTCCACATCCGAATGCCAATGAATTCAGTCCGTTTTGGCTCGGCAACGATGTGTATTTCCTGTCTGATCGCGACAATACTGCGGTCAATCTGTTTCGCTACAGCAATAAAAAAGTGGAACAACTGACAAAGAATACCGATTGGGATTTGCGCAGCGCCGCAGGCTACAACAATCAAATCGTCTATGAAGCCGGCGGTTTTTTACATAGTTATGATGTCAGCACTGGCCAAAGCACACCTATCCCTGTGCATATTCAAACCCAGTCCGTACAAAAACGCCCACAGTGGAAAGATGCCAGTAAAACCCTGACCAACGCCCGCTTATCGGCCACAGGACAGCGTGTTGTGATCAGCGCCCGTGGTGATGTATTCACAGTACCGGTAAAAGATGGCAGTACCCGCAATTTAACGCAAAGCAGCGGCGTCAGAGAGTTTGACGGCTTATGGAGCCCGGATGGCCGCTCTGTGGCTTTTATTTCAGATAAAGGCAACAAACATCAGTTAGTACTGCAGGCGCAGGACGGTTTAAGCCAGCCTGAATCTTTTGCGTTGTCAGATTCAGGTTATTTTAACCTGTTAAGTTTTTCGCCAGATGGCAATCTGATTGCCTATCATGACAATCACTTAAACCTCTATGTGTTTAACCTGAAAACCAAACGCAGCCAGAAACTGGACAACTCTGATCGCCGCGCAGAATTTAAGCTGTCCTTTTCACCAGACAGTCGTTATCTGGCCTACACAGTGTCTGGCGCCAACTACTTTAGTCAAATCAAACTCTTTGATTTTCAAAGTAACAAAAGCAGCTTGATCACAGACGGTATGAGCCATGCTGATGATCCGGTGTTTACCCAGGACTATCTGTATTTCACCGCATCCGTCAATACAGGACCTGCTCAGGTCGGTTTGGATTTATCCACCCGGGAACGACCCGTACGTAAGGCAATTTATGCTTATGTTTTATCTGCACAAGGCAAGTCTCCGCTGTTAGCAAAAGCTGGCGATGAACCACTGACAAGCAAAACAGACAAAGAAGAGACAAAAGATAAAAAGGATGAAAAAGCAGTCAAAACAGTACGCATTGACCTGAACTCGTTGCAAAATCGTATTGTTGCTCTGCCCCTGCCTGAACGTAACTATGACAGCTTAGCTGTGGCTAACGATGGTGCGCTCTATTACGTCGACCGGCCACAAGCAGGCGCCAGCAATGAATTACCTGGCACTAATGGCCAGAACAATGGCACCTTGTACCGTTTTGATTTTGAAGAGAAAAAAGCTGCCCGCGTTAAAGAAGGCATAGCAGGCTACAACCTGAGTAACGATGGCAAAAAATTGCTGTTGATCAGTATGCCAAACATGCTGCAAGTCGCTGATGCAAAAGAAAAACTGGATGCAAAAGCTGTTAACCTGGCCGATGTACGCAGCTTTGTTGACCCGCAGCAGGAATGGCAACAAATCTTCAACGACGCCTGGCGGATGCAAAAAGACTACTTCTATGATGCAAAACTGCATGGCATGAATTGGCAGGCGGTTTATGACAAATATCAGCCTTTATTAAAAGATGTGCAGCGCCGTGAGGATTTAAACGAACTGCTGGTCGAGATGATTGCAGAGTTGCAGGTAGGCCATAACAGAATTGGTGGTGGCGATGTGCATCAGGAAAGTCCAAGCAAAGTTGGCTTGTTAGGTGCTGACTTTGTCATTAATGACGGCAAATACCAGTTTAAAACTGTGTTTAAAGGCGATCGCTGGAATCCATTTTTAAAAGCGCCGCTGAATGTGCCTGGCGCCAGTGCAAAAGCTGGTGATTACCTGCTAGCCATCAATGGCCGCAAGTTAGGCGAGCAGGATAATATCCATTCGCTAATGGACAACACATTGGGCAAGCAGGTGGTACTGACCATCGCAGACAGTGCAAATGGTGACAATAGCCGCACTATTACCGTCGAACCTGTCGCCAATGAAAGTCAACTGCGGTCCTGGCACTGGGTAGAACAAAACCGTCAATTTGTTGAAAAGCAAAGTGATGGCAAAATTGCCTATGTTTATCTGCCCAATACAGCAGATGGCGGCTTTTACTTCTTTAACCGCATGTTCTTTGCACAAACTGACAAACCAGCAGTCATTATTGATGAACGTAAAAATGGTGGTGGTCAGGCGGCCAACTATATCACTGAAATTTTAGGACGCGATTTCCTGTCAGGCTGGAAAGACAGGGATGGCTTGGTCTTCACTACTCCCGGCGCTGGTATTTATGGACCAAAAACCATGCTGATCGATCAAGATGCAGGTTCAGGCGGTGACTTCCTGCCGTGGGCCTTTAAACGTTTAGGTCTGGGTAAAACTATAGGCACCCGCACCTGGGGTGGCTTAATAGGTATATCCACCAACCCTGACATGATTGACGGCGGTTTCCATGTAGTGCCTTATTTCCGCTTTTACACTCCAGATGGTGAATGGCGAGTAGAAAACGAAGGTGTTGCACCTGATATCGAAGTGGAATTGGATCCAATAGCCGTCAACAAAGGCCGCGATGTACAGCTGGAACGGGCTATAGCTCATACCTTAGCTGAACTCAAAGCCAATCCGCCTGAAAATCATAATAAAGCCCCTGCTATGCCCACTCAGTTAGGAAAATAA